A genomic segment from Burkholderia plantarii encodes:
- a CDS encoding 2Fe-2S iron-sulfur cluster-binding protein, whose amino-acid sequence MTAEASERTYRVRVEPLGASFDAPDSLSLLEAAGFEGVSLPRSCRNGTCRTCLCRLREGSVRYRIEWPGVSAQEKREGWILPCVAVAESDLVIEYEGMEAFSR is encoded by the coding sequence ATGACCGCAGAAGCATCCGAACGCACCTACCGCGTCCGCGTCGAGCCGCTCGGCGCGAGCTTCGACGCGCCCGATTCGCTGTCGCTGCTCGAGGCCGCCGGCTTCGAGGGCGTGTCGCTGCCGCGCTCGTGCCGCAACGGCACCTGCCGCACCTGCCTGTGCCGGCTGCGCGAGGGGAGCGTGCGGTATCGGATCGAATGGCCCGGCGTGAGCGCGCAGGAGAAGCGCGAGGGGTGGATCCTGCCTTGCGTGGCGGTGGCGGAATCGGATCTCGTGATCGAGTACGAGGGGATG
- a CDS encoding sigma-54-dependent Fis family transcriptional regulator: protein MPQSTVLPAADNRLDVLAQAHARSASGGLRASDRPDYAPLSPRAMRELIDGSRSLYTHARPVMEALHAQIADTQSLVLLTDHDGMILHSIGDADFVEKANRVALRPGASWAEGARGTNAIGTALVANQAVTVHGDEHFLRANHVLSCSCAPIADPFGRLLGALDVSGDPRGFGPHTLALVRMSAQLIENHLFANACDAALRVRFHTHAEFVDSLFGGLVAFQPDGTLLAANRSAQFQFGATLDALQDQGCNALFGVPFARLADHAARDAGSTLPLTLATGVRVFARCEYADASRTDAPRHGGTARPPAPPPAARPADTAPTPPDAHGHPEAITFATLDTGDARLAAILQRVGKIRGRDLPVLILGETGTGKEWLARALHHASPRRDGPFVAVNCAALPDSLIEAELFGYEDGAFTGARRRGNPGRIVQADGGTLFLDEIGDMPLAQQVRLMRVLQERAVVPLGGGRALPVDIRVVCATHRDLRAMIAEQTFREDLYYRINGLAVTLPALAQRSDQAELVRRMLARLARSEMLPTRVSDAVHEAFARCRWPGNLRQMANVLRTAGMLADDAPEIDVEHLPDDFWLDCPGGRAGETGAVVHAAACASPAASTSPTATTLDAHQASLIDSALARHHGNVSAAARELGLARNTIYRHLRRRRGEA from the coding sequence ATGCCGCAATCCACCGTGCTGCCCGCCGCCGACAACCGTCTCGACGTGCTCGCGCAGGCCCATGCGCGTTCGGCATCGGGCGGCCTGCGCGCCTCCGACCGCCCCGACTACGCCCCGCTCTCGCCGCGCGCGATGCGCGAGCTGATCGACGGCAGCCGCTCGCTCTACACGCACGCGCGGCCCGTGATGGAAGCGCTGCACGCGCAGATCGCCGATACCCAGAGTCTGGTACTCCTGACCGATCACGACGGCATGATCCTGCACAGCATCGGCGACGCCGATTTCGTCGAGAAGGCGAACCGCGTCGCGCTGCGTCCCGGCGCGTCGTGGGCCGAGGGCGCGCGCGGCACCAATGCGATCGGCACCGCGCTGGTCGCGAACCAGGCCGTCACCGTGCATGGCGACGAGCATTTCCTGCGCGCGAACCACGTGCTGTCGTGTTCGTGCGCGCCGATCGCCGACCCGTTCGGCCGCCTGCTCGGCGCGCTCGACGTGAGCGGCGACCCGCGCGGCTTCGGCCCGCACACGCTCGCGCTCGTCAGAATGTCGGCGCAGTTGATCGAGAACCACCTGTTCGCGAACGCCTGCGACGCCGCCCTGCGCGTCCGTTTCCACACGCACGCCGAGTTCGTCGATTCGCTGTTCGGCGGGCTCGTGGCGTTCCAGCCCGACGGCACGCTGCTGGCGGCGAACCGCAGCGCGCAGTTCCAGTTCGGCGCGACGCTCGACGCGCTGCAGGATCAAGGCTGCAACGCGCTGTTCGGCGTGCCGTTCGCGCGGCTCGCCGACCACGCCGCGCGCGACGCCGGCTCGACGCTGCCGCTCACGCTCGCCACCGGCGTGCGCGTGTTCGCGCGCTGCGAGTATGCCGACGCATCCCGCACCGACGCGCCCCGCCACGGCGGCACCGCGCGGCCGCCCGCCCCGCCGCCCGCGGCACGCCCGGCCGACACCGCGCCCACCCCGCCCGATGCCCACGGCCACCCCGAGGCGATCACGTTCGCCACGCTCGACACCGGCGACGCGCGGCTGGCCGCGATCCTGCAGCGGGTCGGCAAGATTCGCGGACGCGACCTGCCGGTGCTGATCCTCGGCGAGACCGGCACCGGCAAGGAATGGCTCGCGCGGGCGCTGCATCATGCCTCGCCGCGCCGCGACGGCCCGTTCGTGGCCGTCAACTGCGCCGCGCTGCCCGATTCGCTGATCGAGGCCGAGCTGTTCGGCTACGAGGACGGCGCGTTCACCGGCGCGCGGCGGCGCGGCAACCCGGGCCGGATCGTGCAGGCCGACGGCGGCACGCTGTTCCTCGACGAGATCGGCGACATGCCGCTCGCGCAGCAGGTGCGGCTGATGCGGGTGCTGCAGGAGCGCGCCGTGGTGCCGCTCGGCGGCGGCCGCGCGTTGCCGGTGGACATCCGGGTAGTCTGCGCCACGCACCGCGACCTGCGCGCGATGATTGCCGAACAGACGTTTCGCGAGGATCTCTACTACCGCATCAACGGGCTCGCCGTCACGCTGCCGGCGCTCGCGCAGCGCAGCGACCAGGCCGAGCTGGTGCGGCGCATGCTGGCCCGGCTCGCGCGCAGCGAGATGCTGCCGACGCGCGTGTCCGACGCCGTCCACGAGGCGTTCGCGCGCTGCCGCTGGCCCGGCAATCTGCGGCAGATGGCGAACGTGCTGCGCACCGCCGGCATGCTGGCCGACGATGCGCCCGAGATCGATGTCGAGCATTTGCCCGACGACTTCTGGCTCGACTGCCCCGGCGGACGCGCCGGCGAAACCGGCGCCGTGGTGCATGCCGCCGCTTGCGCCTCGCCCGCCGCCTCCACGTCGCCCACCGCCACCACGCTCGACGCGCACCAGGCCTCGCTGATCGACAGCGCGCTCGCGCGCCATCACGGCAACGTGTCGGCCGCCGCGCGCGAACTGGGGCTTGCGCGCAACACCATCTACCGGCACCTGCGGCGGCGGCGCGGCGAGGCCTGA
- a CDS encoding DUF1488 domain-containing protein, with protein MQIHFPNEAPAYSGRELTLAFTALVDGERVQCQITAEALESHFGAASPRFEDMVGAFSTHRPRIEAAARRLLADTRARCVTLRSGYVRFYEANLD; from the coding sequence ATGCAGATCCACTTCCCGAACGAAGCTCCCGCCTATTCGGGGCGTGAGCTGACGCTGGCCTTCACGGCGCTGGTCGATGGCGAACGGGTGCAGTGCCAGATCACGGCCGAGGCGCTCGAATCGCATTTCGGCGCGGCCTCGCCGCGCTTCGAGGACATGGTGGGGGCGTTCTCGACACACCGGCCGCGCATCGAGGCCGCCGCCCGGCGGCTGCTTGCCGACACGCGGGCGCGCTGCGTGACGCTGCGCAGCGGCTACGTGAGGTTCTACGAGGCGAATCTGGATTGA